A stretch of the Papaver somniferum cultivar HN1 chromosome 6, ASM357369v1, whole genome shotgun sequence genome encodes the following:
- the LOC113287250 gene encoding phospholipid-transporting ATPase 1-like — protein MAYERPLLNLSPKTPTTVNQTHDHLSIPPDLKSKLPKSISQMDPDQDRTSARVDNYQPSRSLRSLFSIVSGRHSIDEVNSYISATSSVDNFSRSGSKPIPVRYGSRGADSNGLTMSQREISDDDARLIYVNNPDKTNEKFEFTGNSIRTSKYSILTFLPKNLFEQFHRVAYIYFLVIAILNQLPQLAVFGRTASILPLAIVLIVTAVKDAYEDWRRTRSDRIENNRIALVLVDGQFQKKKWKEIRVGEVLKISVNDTLPCDMVLLSTSDPTGVAYVQTINLDGESNLKTRYAKQETLSKMPEKEGVQGLIKCEHPNRNIYGFQANMEIDGKRVSLGPSNIILRGCELKNTAWAIGVSVYAGRETKAMLNNSGAPSKRSRLETIMNREIITLSLVLIVLCGIVSGLGWSWLQRNRDELEYLPFFRKKDYSKDENYNYSGLGYEVLFTFLKSVIVFQIMIPISLYISMELVRLGQAYFMIQDSNLYDEASNSRFQCRALNINEDLGQIKYVFSDKTGTLTENKMEFLCASIGGVDYSEAKATPGEEYAYSVQVDGQVLTPKMKVKIDPQIQQLLKQGKETEEGKKAHDFFLALAACNTIVPLVVETPDPTMRLVDYQGESPDEQALVYAAASYGFMLLERTSGYITIDVLGERYRFDILGLHEFDSDRKRMSVIVGFPDKSVKIFVKGADTSMFNIINKSLNLQLHNATQTHLRTYSSLGLRTLVIGMRELSALEFEQWHIAYEKASTALIGRAHLLRGLAYDVEKKVKLLGASGIEDKLQHGVPEAIESLRQAGIKVWVLTGDKQETAISIGYSCKLLTDNMTQIVINSNSKESGRKSLEDARATPLSTSTVSSVGGGRLPIALIIDGTSLVYILETELENELFQLATECSVVLCCRVAPLQKAGIVALIKKRTDDMTLAIGDGANDVSMIQMADVGIGISGQEGRQAVMASDFSMGQFRFLVPLLLVHGHWNYQRMGYMILYNFYKNAVFVFMLFWYVLYTSFTLTTAVTEWSSVLYSVIYASFPTIIVGVLDKNLSRRTLLKYPHLYGAGQRHEAYNLKLFFVTMIDMVWQSMVIFFIPYLAYRQSTVDASGIGDLWTVSVVILVNLHLAMDVLRWSWLTHAAIWGSIIVTCIAVILIDAIPDLPGYWAIFEIAKTSVFWFCLLAIIMVALIPRFVVKFFNQYVIPSDIQIARETEKCTSNSEFTEVEVEMSRTWDPPPAMIR, from the exons ATGGCCTATGAAAGGCCTCTTTTGAACCTATCTCCTAAAACTCCAACAACTGTCAATCAAACCCATGATCATCTTTCCATTCCTCCTGATTTAAAATCCAAACTACCTAAATCCATTTCTCAAATGGATCCAGACCAAGATCGAACCAGTGCACGAGTAGACAATTATCAACCTTCTCGATCTCTTAGAAGTCTTTTCTCAATTGTATCTGGGAGACATTCAATTGATGAGGTCAATTCTTatatctctgcaacttcatctgtTGACAATTTTTCCCGTTCCGGGTCGAAACCCATACCTGTAAGGTATGGTTCTAGAGGAGCTGATTCTAATGGCTTAACTATGTCCCAGAGAGAGATCAGTGATGATGATGCAAGACTCATTTATGTTAATAATCCagataaaacaaatgagaaattTGAATTTACGGGGAATTCCATTCGGACCAGCAAGTATTCTATACTAACATTCTTACCCAAAAACCTATTTGAACAGTTTCATAGAGTTGCATATATATATTTCCTTGTAATTGCCATCTTAAATCAGCTTCCTCAACTTGCTGTATTCGGTAGAACGGCTTCTATACTACCGTTAGCAATTGTTCTAATTGTTACTGCTGTTAAGGATGCTTATGAAGATTGGAGACGGACTCGTTCCGATAGAATTGAGAACAATCGGATAGCTTTGGTTCTAGTAGATGGTCAGTTCCAAAAGAAGAAATGGAAGGAAATCAGGGTTGGAGAGGTTCTCAAAATTTCTGTGAATGATACTCTCCCTTGTGACATGGTATTGCTATCCACTAGTGATCCAACTGGAGTTGCTTATGTACAGACTATTAATTTAGATGGTGAATCGAACTTGAAAACCCGGTATGCAAAACAAGAGACACTCTCAAAGATGCCTGAGAAAGAAGGGGTTCAAGGATTGATCAAATGTGAACATCCCAATAGAAACATATATGGGTTCCAGGCTAATATGGAAATTGATGGGAAGAGGGTCTCACTTGGACCCTCAAACATTATTCTTCGTGGTTGTGAGCTCAAAAATACTGCTTGGGCAATTGGGGTATCTGTTTATGCTGGTCGAGAGACTAAGGCAATGCTTAACAACTCAGGAGCCCCTTCCAAGAGGAGTCGATTGGAGACCATTATGAACCGTGAGATTATAACACTCTCGCTGGTTCTCATTGTGCTATGTGGGATAGTTTCTGGCTTAGGTTGGAGTTGGCTGCAGCGCAATCGGGATGAGCTGGAGTATTTGCCCTTTTTCAGGAAGAAAGATTACTCGAAGGATGAGAATTATAACTATTCTGGACTTGGATATGAAGTATTATTCACATTTCTCAAGTCGGTTATCGTTTTCCAGATTATGATCCCCATTTCACTCTACATTTCGATGGAATTGGTCCGCCTTGGACAGGCCTATTTCATGATTCAAGATTCAAATCTTTATGACGAAGCATCAAATTCGAGGTTTCAGTGCAGGGCTTTGAATATAAATGAGGATCTTGGACAGATAAAGTACGTTTTCTCAGACAAAACTGGAACATTGACGGAGAACAAGATGGAGTTTCTATGTGCAAGCATAGGAGGAGTAGACTACAGTGAAGCAAAAGCTACTCCAGGAGAGGAATATGCATACTCAGTCCAAG TGGATGGACAGGTTTTGACGCCAAAAATGAAGGTAAAGATTGACCCGCAGATCCAACAGCTACTGAAACAGGGCAAAGAAACAGAAGAAGGAAAGAAAGCTCATGATTTCTTCCTTGCTCTGGCTGCCTGCAACACAATTGTACCTCTGGTTGTAGAGACACCGGATCCCACTATGAGGCTGGTGGATTATCAGGGTGAGTCTCCTGACGAACAGGCCCTCGTGTATGCAGCTGCTTCCTATGGTTTCATGCTTCTAGAAAGAACCTCTGGCTACATAACCATCGATGTCCTTGGAGAACGATATAG GTTTGATATTCTGGGTCTGCATGAGTTTGACAGTGACCGGAAGAGAATGTCAGTGATAGTTGGTTTTCCTGACAAGAGTGTGAAAATATTTGTGAAAGGTGCAGACACTTCAATGTTTAATATAATAAACAAATCGCTTAATTTACAATTACATAATGCAACTCAAACTCATCTACGAACCTACTCCTCATTGGGCCTCCGAACGTTGGTCATTGGAATGCGTGAGTTGAGTGCTTTAGAATTTGAGCAATGGCATATTGCTTATGAGAAGGCTAGTACCGCGCTGATTGGAAGGGCTCATTTACTCCGTGGTCTTGCTTATGACGTGGAAAAGAAAGTTAAACTGTTGGGAGCTTCTGGAATTGAAGATAAGCTGCAGCATGGGGTACCAGAAGCTATAGAATCACTGAGGCAAGCTGGAATTAAAGTGTGGGTTTTGACAGGAGACAAACAAGAGACAGCCATATCAATTGGTTACTCATGTAAGCTCTTAACCGATAACATGACCCAGATAGTAATAAACAGTAATTCTAAAGAATCAGGTAGGAAGAGTCTAGAAGATGCAAGAGCCACACCATTGTCTACCAGTACAGTGAGTTCTGTAGGAGGTGGTAGACTTCCTATTGCTTTAATAATTGACGGGACCAGTCTTGTCTATATTCTTGAGACTGAGTTAGAAAACGAG CTGTTCCAGTTAGCCACAGAATGTAGTGTGGTCCTGTGCTGTCGAGTTGCTCCGCTACAAAAAGCTGGAATTGTTGCTCTAATAAAGAAGAGGACAGATGACATGACCCTTGCCATTGGAGATG GTGCAAATGATGTTTCTATGATTCAAATGGCTGATGTGGGGATAGGCATCAGTGGTCAAGAGGGAAGGCAAGCTGTCATGGCCTCTGATTTTTCAATGGGTCAGTTCAGATTTTTGGTTCCACTTCTGTTGGTCCATGGCCACTGGAATTACCAGCGGATGGGATATATGATTCTTTACAACTTCTATAAAAATGCTGTATTTGTCTTCATGCTATTCTG GTATGTACTCTACACATCATTCACCTTAACGACTGCGGTCACGGAATGGAGCAGCGTCCTCTATTCTGTGATCTATGCTTCTTTCCCAACAATAATTGTTGGAGTTCTGGACAAAAACTTGAGTAGGAGGACTTTGCTGAAGTATCCTCATCTTTATGGAGCTGGCCAGAGACACGAGGCTTACAACCtaaaattgttctttgttacaatGATCGATATGGTGTGGCAGAGCATGGTTATCTTCTTTATCCCTTACCTTGCTTATAGACAAAGCACAGTAGACGCTTCTGGTATTGGAGATCTATGGACAGTTTCTGTGGTAATACTTGTTAATCTTCATTTGGCGATGGATGTATTACGGTGGTCCTGGCTTACTCACGCTGCCATATGGGGATCTATAATTGTTACATGCATCGCAGTTATATTAATAGACGCTATACCTGATTTACCTGGTTACTG GGCGATCTTTGAAATAGCAAAGACTTCAGTGTTCTGGTTTTGCTTGCTCGCGATAATAATGGTTGCACTAATTCCACGTTTTGTTGTAAAGTTTTTTAATCAGTATGTAATTCCTTCCGATATCCAAATTGCTAGAGAAACTGAAAAATGTACAAGTAATAGCGAATTTACAGAAGTAGAAGTAGAAATGAGTCGGACTTGGGATCCCCCACCCGCGATGATAAGGTGA